The Deinococcus cellulosilyticus NBRC 106333 = KACC 11606 genome contains a region encoding:
- a CDS encoding alpha-amylase family glycosyl hydrolase: protein MISFKPTLLTLLLIGCAQAQHLPRPPLTEAVQNSWYANTTFYQVFVRSFQDSDGDGIGDLRGVASRLEYLKNLGVGAIWLMPIYPSPSYHGYDVTDHQNIQPEYGTLQDFKTLLEEAHKHNIKVILDWIPNHTSDQHPWFKDARRPGSSKRDWYVWKTTNPGWGRPWDNQGQTWHKSGDQFYYGVFWGGMPDLNWKNPQVKSAMDQAAQFWLDLGVDGFRVDASRYILEGETDNRPDSAETLNWTREFTQMVKAHGPDKMVVTEAWIETPTVAKYFVDGQGQDLGFDFDLQTALVTGIQTANATPILETLDGVTRHYPEGAVDGIFVSNHDLGRPNFTPGQWRVAASLLLTLPGTPFLYYGQEIGMPNGTGPSDEQKRTPMRWTFERRTGFSTAAPWQPFSTQDPLISVQSQQEEPTSLLKHHQTLLHIRQQHGALRTGGYLPLAAPDGVIGFIRQLGKERVLVVVNLQDTGQQVQLDLGSVSAGVDTAQSLLGSLEVKAGKAVGTIPAQGLALLLLNSP, encoded by the coding sequence GTGATTTCTTTTAAACCCACCCTGCTGACCCTCCTGCTGATCGGCTGCGCCCAGGCCCAGCACCTCCCCAGGCCCCCCTTGACTGAAGCCGTGCAAAACAGCTGGTACGCCAACACCACCTTCTACCAGGTTTTTGTGCGGTCTTTTCAGGACAGTGATGGAGACGGTATCGGAGACCTGAGAGGTGTTGCCTCCCGGCTGGAGTACCTCAAAAACCTGGGGGTGGGGGCCATCTGGCTGATGCCCATTTACCCCAGCCCCTCCTACCACGGTTACGATGTCACCGACCACCAGAACATCCAGCCGGAGTACGGCACCCTGCAGGACTTCAAAACCCTGCTGGAGGAAGCCCACAAACACAACATCAAAGTGATCCTGGACTGGATTCCCAACCACACCAGCGACCAGCACCCCTGGTTCAAAGACGCCCGCAGGCCTGGCTCCAGCAAAAGGGACTGGTATGTCTGGAAAACCACCAACCCCGGCTGGGGAAGGCCCTGGGACAACCAGGGGCAGACCTGGCACAAAAGCGGAGACCAGTTCTATTACGGGGTGTTCTGGGGTGGAATGCCCGACCTCAACTGGAAAAATCCCCAGGTCAAATCGGCCATGGATCAGGCGGCCCAATTCTGGCTGGATCTGGGGGTGGATGGTTTCCGTGTGGACGCCTCCCGCTACATCCTGGAAGGCGAAACCGACAACCGTCCAGACAGCGCTGAGACCCTGAACTGGACCCGGGAATTCACCCAGATGGTCAAAGCCCACGGCCCTGACAAGATGGTGGTCACCGAAGCCTGGATCGAGACCCCCACCGTGGCAAAGTACTTTGTGGATGGTCAGGGACAGGACCTGGGCTTTGATTTTGACCTGCAAACGGCCCTGGTCACAGGCATCCAGACGGCAAATGCCACCCCCATTCTTGAGACCCTGGATGGGGTGACCCGCCACTATCCAGAAGGGGCCGTGGACGGAATTTTTGTCAGCAACCACGACCTCGGAAGGCCCAACTTCACCCCAGGGCAGTGGCGGGTGGCGGCAAGCCTGCTCCTCACCCTCCCGGGCACCCCCTTTCTGTACTACGGGCAAGAAATTGGCATGCCCAACGGAACTGGACCCTCGGACGAGCAAAAGCGTACCCCTATGCGCTGGACCTTTGAGAGGCGGACCGGTTTCAGCACAGCTGCCCCCTGGCAACCTTTCAGCACCCAGGATCCCCTGATCTCGGTGCAGTCCCAGCAGGAAGAGCCCACTTCGCTCCTGAAACACCACCAGACCCTGCTGCACATCCGCCAGCAGCATGGGGCCCTTCGCACGGGAGGCTACCTGCCCCTCGCTGCCCCTGACGGGGTGATCGGCTTCATCCGCCAGCTGGGAAAAGAGCGTGTGCTGGTGGTGGTCAACTTGCAAGACACCGGGCAACAGGTGCAGTTGGACCTGGGTTCCGTTTCAGCAGGGGTGGACACCGCACAATCCCTGCTGGGCTCCCTGGAAGTGAAAGCAGGAAAAGCCGTGGGAACCATTCCTGCCCAGGGCCTGGCTTTGCTGTTGCTGAACTCCCCATGA